A genomic window from Treponema maltophilum ATCC 51939 includes:
- a CDS encoding radical SAM protein produces MNAYTSCTLCPRCCSVNRTAGQTGFCKETADLKIASACLHFGEEPPLTGKGGSGTIFISGCNLGCGFCQNYQISREGMGKIVDCKEFCRICSALEQAGAENINIVTGSHAIPAIASFLTQSKKEGLGIPVCWNSSAYESVDAIDMLAPVTDIWLPDLKAFGSAASEALLGTGDYARTAKKAIRHMIELAPLRFEPVTTRRVQSGRKEARSEKCADAEKSKRAGSAADVENAVNDENTEGAEKMVSGVIVRHLVMPGCLDNTVKVLDWLKEHADGKACISLMSQYTPVVKNGTQQNFPDRFINRDEFEYIKQLIHDYDFDYLFYQELENDDSWLPDFSRVQPFSNSLATPVWHWKNGFTNSML; encoded by the coding sequence ATGAATGCGTATACGTCGTGCACCCTGTGTCCGCGCTGCTGCAGCGTAAACCGCACTGCGGGACAAACGGGTTTTTGCAAAGAAACGGCCGATTTGAAAATCGCTTCGGCATGCCTGCATTTCGGCGAAGAGCCGCCGCTTACGGGAAAGGGCGGCTCCGGAACGATTTTTATAAGCGGCTGCAATTTGGGCTGTGGTTTTTGCCAAAACTATCAGATTTCGCGGGAAGGAATGGGAAAGATTGTCGACTGCAAAGAGTTTTGCCGCATATGTTCGGCGCTCGAACAGGCGGGTGCCGAAAACATCAATATCGTTACCGGCAGCCATGCGATCCCTGCCATCGCTTCTTTTCTCACGCAGTCAAAAAAAGAAGGGCTCGGAATTCCCGTGTGCTGGAATTCTTCCGCATATGAAAGCGTTGATGCGATCGACATGCTTGCGCCGGTTACGGATATTTGGCTGCCCGATTTAAAGGCCTTCGGTTCGGCTGCGAGCGAAGCGCTGCTCGGCACAGGCGATTACGCACGGACGGCAAAAAAAGCGATACGGCACATGATAGAGCTTGCGCCCTTGCGCTTTGAGCCTGTTACAACGCGGCGTGTGCAATCCGGCCGAAAAGAGGCGCGCAGTGAAAAATGCGCAGATGCGGAAAAGAGCAAACGTGCGGGCAGCGCGGCGGACGTCGAAAATGCGGTAAACGACGAAAATACGGAAGGAGCGGAAAAAATGGTGTCGGGCGTTATCGTGCGCCATTTGGTTATGCCCGGCTGCCTTGACAATACGGTTAAGGTTTTGGATTGGCTTAAAGAACACGCGGACGGAAAAGCGTGCATTTCGCTCATGAGTCAGTATACGCCTGTCGTAAAAAACGGAACGCAGCAAAATTTCCCCGATCGCTTTATCAATCGGGACGAATTCGAATACATCAAACAACTCATACATGACTACGATTTTGACTATTTGTTTTATCAGGAACTGGAAAACGACGATTCGTGGCTTCCGGACTTCAGCCGCGTTCAGCCTTTTTCGAACAGTTTGGCGACTCCCGTGTGGCACTGGAAAAACGGTTTTACAAATTCAATGCTATAG
- a CDS encoding alpha-amylase family glycosyl hydrolase produces the protein MELHILNNVRNICNLNAALFLPSGTAHPEDIRDIRTLAKAINDKAETLLPAGQFVMAGQLHALSLINEMQHLVCRSFCRHENPAAFTDALRSAEKALGLQAIDALLADFCREFPPAAVYGSGMSIEAFLNGGTDGIPNKALILEEWMLLHIAVENPACSPFLFLFGDAELAKNPKYAALWVLLQSFFKTQPLFGPNHTDLITMLREPAKASPNSLKGQLDYIARSWKSLIEKEVPRLLSGMDIIAEEEKPAWVGGPGFAPPPMQAYSYDSLIKEYERFSSDREWMPRVVLMAKTVLVWLDQLSKKYGRPVRRLDEIPDEELNALASRGFTGLWLIGIWKRSWASKRIKQINGNAEAAASAYSLYDYDIADELGGWEALNDLRARLQQRGIRLAADMVPNHTGMDSRWVVEKPELFMQRKDCPFPTYSFNGENLSLDGRVGIFLEDHYYSKTDCAVVFKRVDMQTQDVRYIYHGNDGTGMPWNDTAQIDFLNPAAREEVIQTILHVARNFPIIRFDAAMVLAKKHIRRLWYPEPGHGGDIAGRAEYAMSNEDFEKAIPNEFWREVVDRVVREVPDTLLLAEAFWMMEGYFVRTLGMHRVYNSAFMNMLKTEENFKYRNTIKNTLEFDPQVLKRFVNFMNNPDEETAAVQFGTGDKYFGVCTLMVTMPGLPMFGHGQIEGFTEKYGMEFTRAQWDERDNPDLIGRHEREIFPLMKKRSLFADVEHFRLYDVHNEGAVNENVFAYTNREGSEKAAVFYNNAYERAAGRVKVSCPFAVKEGGNVQMKTEDFAPALGLTNDRNFYCIFQEQKSGLWFIRSNADLFENGMFVQLDGYECQVLLNIYEVCDKTTDSGRNAAPYALLCERLGGKGTESIDDALKDTAFEELYGAFASFASKDLFAAIAARCLPGLQPKDDLQSAPPLPLCDVLERHKEAAFAYFTVLRNFLGAKASAVEPAAERHALESAWEAFAARIEKLVSLCESAQKAGSPGGKGGAAGVHSLYETLAQQAFMPQILTAFFILYALHELMPDVRAETVKEHIALRGLDLKAARLLKSYGYDSDSIYGALAAMQEMNVLCETVAGDTEKNISADIAAFFARLIKSEKAPLILGANLFENVIWFNREKALEAVQDAALLYAVLYAEKPSFACIEKTAQKVSDAVEKSGYKAEVLIDLLKQDAEV, from the coding sequence ATGGAACTGCATATTTTAAATAACGTGCGGAATATCTGCAATTTGAACGCCGCCCTTTTTTTGCCGAGCGGCACAGCGCATCCTGAGGATATACGGGATATACGGACGCTTGCCAAAGCAATCAACGATAAGGCGGAAACCCTTTTGCCCGCGGGACAATTCGTTATGGCGGGGCAATTGCACGCGCTTTCTTTGATAAACGAAATGCAGCACCTCGTGTGCCGTTCCTTTTGCCGGCACGAAAATCCTGCGGCCTTTACCGATGCCCTGCGCAGTGCCGAAAAAGCGCTCGGCTTGCAAGCGATCGATGCGCTGCTTGCCGACTTTTGCCGCGAATTTCCGCCTGCGGCCGTATACGGCAGCGGAATGAGCATAGAAGCGTTTTTAAACGGCGGCACGGACGGTATTCCCAATAAAGCGCTTATATTGGAAGAATGGATGCTTTTGCATATTGCGGTCGAAAATCCCGCATGTTCGCCGTTTTTGTTTTTATTCGGCGATGCGGAGCTTGCAAAAAATCCGAAATATGCGGCGCTGTGGGTGCTGCTGCAATCTTTTTTTAAAACGCAGCCCTTATTCGGTCCCAATCACACCGATTTGATTACCATGCTGCGCGAGCCTGCAAAGGCGAGTCCGAACAGTTTAAAAGGTCAGCTCGATTATATTGCGCGCAGCTGGAAATCTCTTATAGAAAAGGAAGTACCCCGTCTGCTTTCCGGCATGGATATTATCGCCGAAGAAGAAAAACCCGCGTGGGTCGGCGGCCCCGGTTTTGCGCCGCCTCCGATGCAGGCGTACAGTTACGACAGCTTAATAAAAGAATACGAGCGCTTCAGTTCCGACCGCGAATGGATGCCGCGCGTCGTTCTTATGGCAAAAACCGTTCTCGTATGGCTCGACCAGCTTTCAAAAAAATACGGTCGTCCCGTGCGGCGTTTGGACGAAATTCCCGACGAAGAATTGAATGCGCTTGCGAGCCGCGGTTTTACGGGCCTTTGGCTTATCGGCATATGGAAGCGTTCTTGGGCAAGCAAACGCATCAAGCAGATAAACGGCAACGCCGAAGCTGCGGCAAGCGCGTACAGCTTGTACGATTACGATATCGCCGACGAACTGGGCGGCTGGGAAGCTTTAAACGATTTGCGCGCCCGCTTGCAGCAGCGGGGTATCCGCCTAGCGGCGGACATGGTGCCCAATCATACGGGAATGGATTCGCGCTGGGTTGTCGAAAAACCGGAACTTTTTATGCAGCGCAAAGACTGTCCTTTCCCGACCTACAGTTTTAACGGCGAAAATCTTTCGCTTGACGGGCGCGTCGGCATTTTTTTGGAAGATCATTATTATTCAAAAACGGACTGCGCCGTCGTCTTTAAACGCGTTGATATGCAAACTCAGGATGTGCGCTATATATATCACGGGAACGACGGCACCGGAATGCCGTGGAACGATACGGCTCAAATAGATTTTTTGAATCCCGCCGCGCGCGAAGAAGTTATACAAACAATTTTACATGTTGCGCGTAATTTTCCGATTATCCGCTTCGATGCGGCGATGGTGCTTGCCAAAAAGCATATACGCAGATTGTGGTACCCCGAACCCGGGCACGGGGGCGACATAGCCGGCAGGGCAGAATACGCTATGAGCAACGAGGATTTTGAAAAAGCGATCCCGAACGAATTTTGGCGCGAGGTTGTCGACCGCGTTGTGCGGGAGGTTCCGGACACGCTGCTTTTGGCCGAAGCCTTTTGGATGATGGAAGGCTACTTTGTGCGCACGCTCGGCATGCACCGCGTGTACAACAGCGCTTTTATGAATATGCTCAAAACCGAAGAGAACTTTAAATACCGCAACACAATCAAAAATACGCTTGAATTCGATCCGCAGGTTTTAAAACGCTTTGTCAATTTTATGAACAATCCCGACGAAGAAACGGCGGCGGTTCAATTCGGAACCGGCGACAAATACTTCGGCGTGTGCACGCTTATGGTTACGATGCCGGGTCTCCCGATGTTCGGGCACGGCCAAATAGAAGGCTTTACCGAAAAGTACGGAATGGAATTTACGCGTGCGCAATGGGACGAACGCGACAATCCCGACTTAATCGGCAGGCATGAGCGGGAAATCTTTCCGCTTATGAAAAAGCGCTCGCTCTTTGCCGACGTGGAGCATTTCCGCCTGTACGATGTGCATAACGAAGGCGCGGTAAATGAAAACGTGTTTGCGTACACAAACCGGGAAGGTTCTGAAAAAGCTGCGGTGTTTTACAACAACGCATACGAGCGCGCCGCCGGCCGGGTAAAAGTTTCCTGTCCCTTTGCGGTTAAAGAAGGCGGCAACGTTCAAATGAAAACCGAAGACTTTGCGCCGGCACTCGGCTTAACGAACGACAGGAATTTTTACTGCATTTTTCAGGAACAAAAGAGCGGCTTATGGTTTATCCGCTCGAACGCCGATTTATTCGAAAACGGAATGTTCGTTCAGTTGGACGGCTACGAATGCCAAGTGCTGCTCAATATCTATGAAGTGTGCGACAAAACTACCGATTCCGGCCGAAATGCCGCGCCGTACGCGCTTTTATGCGAGCGCTTGGGCGGAAAAGGAACCGAAAGCATAGACGACGCACTGAAGGATACGGCTTTTGAAGAACTGTACGGCGCGTTTGCCTCTTTTGCTTCAAAGGATTTGTTTGCCGCGATCGCAGCCCGTTGTCTGCCCGGTTTACAGCCGAAGGACGATTTGCAAAGCGCGCCGCCTTTGCCCTTGTGCGACGTTTTGGAACGGCATAAAGAAGCCGCTTTTGCGTATTTCACCGTGCTGCGAAATTTCCTCGGCGCAAAAGCTTCGGCTGTCGAGCCGGCTGCAGAGCGGCATGCCTTGGAAAGCGCATGGGAAGCCTTTGCCGCCCGTATCGAAAAACTCGTAAGTTTATGCGAGTCGGCGCAAAAAGCCGGCAGTCCCGGCGGCAAAGGCGGCGCGGCCGGCGTGCACAGTTTATACGAAACCCTCGCGCAGCAGGCGTTTATGCCGCAAATCCTTACAGCCTTTTTTATTCTGTACGCTTTGCACGAACTTATGCCTGATGTCCGCGCCGAAACGGTAAAAGAGCATATTGCTTTGCGGGGGCTCGACCTTAAAGCGGCGCGCCTTTTAAAATCATACGGATACGATTCCGATTCGATATACGGCGCCCTTGCCGCCATGCAGGAGATGAACGTTTTGTGCGAAACCGTCGCGGGCGACACGGAAAAAAATATCTCGGCCGACATTGCCGCTTTTTTCGCACGCCTTATAAAAAGCGAAAAAGCGCCGCTTATTTTGGGAGCCAACCTTTTCGAAAACGTTATCTGGTTTAACCGCGAAAAAGCCCTTGAAGCGGTGCAGGATGCGGCGCTTCTTTATGCGGTTTTGTACGCCGAAAAACCGTCGTTTGCGTGTATAGAAAAAACGGCTCAAAAAGTTTCGGACGCCGTTGAAAAATCCGGCTATAAGGCTGAAGTTTTAATCGATTTGTTAAAGCAAGACGCCGAGGTTTGA